The following is a genomic window from Fusobacterium sp. SYSU M8D902.
CTCTCAGTCTCTCTCCCTCTTCCTCTCTTGTTTTTATAAAAGGAACTAGAAGCTCTCTCAACTTTTCAACTATAAATTGACTATACTCATTCTCATCAATTTCAAAATCATTTTTCTTTATTACATTTAAATTTCTAACTAAAATGTCCATCTTGTTTGTAAATTTTTCATTAAAATCTTTTTCCATTTCATCTAAGACATTCATATAACCCTTGCTCTGCTCTTTGTCATAGTCAAAAAGTTTTCCTAAATCTCTCAAATCATTAAATTCAATTTTTAAATCTAGGGATCCTCTACTTACCTTTGAGGCAACTTCAGTTCTTATCAATCCCTCTAAAAAATTTAAATTATATGGAAGTTTTATTTTTAAATTTAAATTCTTGTTGTTTACACTCTTCAACTCCATATTCAAGTTGTACTTCTCATCTTGATATGATAGTTTTGAATATCCTGTCATACTTCTCATAATTTACCTCCAAAAAGATAAAATATAGGAATAGGCGACATTGTCGCCTATTCTTTATATAATATTCAGATTACTCTTGCTCCATTAAATCTTCTTCTATAACCTTTGCTTTTATCTTCTTGTAAGCACTAAATCCTGTTCCTGCAGGTATCTTCTTACCAATGATTACGTTCTCTTTCAATCCTTCTAAGAAGT
Proteins encoded in this region:
- a CDS encoding YicC/YloC family endoribonuclease, with the translated sequence MRSMTGYSKLSYQDEKYNLNMELKSVNNKNLNLKIKLPYNLNFLEGLIRTEVASKVSRGSLDLKIEFNDLRDLGKLFDYDKEQSKGYMNVLDEMEKDFNEKFTNKMDILVRNLNVIKKNDFEIDENEYSQFIVEKLRELLVPFIKTREEEGERLRVYFLERLAVIEKNIQEIKKYKEQVVEIYRAKLLERLDKIRGDIEFKQEDILKEILLFTDRSDISEEISRLDSHLEQLKKELLIKGEPIGKKIDFILQEIYRELNTTGVKSNLYDISKLIVECKNELEKIREQSMNIE